In the Haloterrigena turkmenica DSM 5511 genome, GTCTCTTGGCACCGTCTAGTTAGTCCAAGAATAATGGATCCAATCCATACTGTGACCGAGTATTCTTCTGTCAGACCGTCACTACTGATCTCTACCCCAGATGGTTTCTGTCGGATCCCACACTCTGGGCAAATCTCTGCCTCTTCCCGTATTTCCGCACCGCAGCCCCGACAGTACACAAACCGCTCCTCTTGTTCTATCTGAAGATTTCATATCTGTTCTATCTATTCTTATAAACAAACCTATAACTATGCGG is a window encoding:
- a CDS encoding zinc-ribbon domain-containing protein — encoded protein: MYCRGCGAEIREEAEICPECGIRQKPSGVEISSDGLTEEYSVTVWIGSIILGLTRRCQETAGEVTRDDREC